TGCCTGTGTGGGTGTAATACTTGGTGGTGCATTATTacaacaattaaaattacaattaagTGGAATgcttaaaattaatatgacCTTTCATATTTTAGCTGTATTTTTTATGTGCGCctttatttttcattgtCCTTCTAAAGAATTTATTGGTATAAATGAAGGTTATCCTGGAACTCTTGTAAAGCAATCaaaaatcaatttaaatGACACTTGTAATTCAAATTGTTATTGTAAAGAAGACTGGAATCCAGTTTGTCATATCTcaacaaataaaatgtttttttcaCCATGTTTTGCTGGATGTACAGAAAGTTATGAAGACTCTGATAATACTTTATCATGGAAAAATTGTTCATGTATTGATACTAATGCAAATACAACAAAAGTTAAACAAGGTTTTTGTGATATTGAATGTggaaaaaatagatatatttttatagctTTAATTATGTGTGGTACAGTTTGTTCATTTGCAGCAGGAATTCCGGCACAACAAGCATTACTAAGAATGGTTCCTTTTCAATCTAGATCATTTGCAATTGCAATAAATTGGGTTTTACTTCGATTACTAGGATTTTTACCTGGTGGATATATTTTTGGAGCAATTATTGATggtttttgtttaaaatggAGTAAAGcagaaaattttgaatataaatcATGTTTAGTTATGGATACTCATGGTCTTGCAATGCGTCTTATGCAAGTTTGTATGATATGTAAATTAATAAGTATATTAGGATGCATTGTGGCACAAATAACATATAAACCAACTGATAGAGGAACTGCAATAACCACAGATTCAGAAGTTCCCTGTTCTTTTGCTATAAATGATGACAGAACAAAcgaagaaaaattaaaatatcgTGTAAAGTAATAACATTTACAATAATCTATtctatgtatatatattgtctttatactttttttttgtattataattaacaatttattaattttttttttcctaaagTGCAAATAACAAATGATATATtacattgttttttttattaatttaattaagaataattattataacatgCATCATATTTTGAAGATTTGTCATCTTGGTAAAATTGCTgcataatttttgttttgatttaatttttctactccaatttatatatatatatttttttttgatgtaATGGTTAACTATtccattaatttatatattttggtGTAATTTCCTGATGacgttaaaaaaatatattcaaaattatttaatttttgactggtattattaactaaatcataaaaataaaacataatatttattaataaatccctttatttaaatcaataaggaaataaataaataaaaaacaataaaatggatatatttaacttttttttatatttgaaaatacaTACCCTGGATTCACTTATTATTCCCCAAACTGAAAAGAATGAGACTTGACTTAGATTAACTCCTTTAATTATTACTTCTATCTAGGATaggaactttttttttatcaaatattattacgGTGTATTATTTTCCATTTTGTCAGAATTTTTTACAGTAAAACGAATACCATTATCTAAGTCATCACAACCGTTTGAATTCCTTTTAGAAGCTCTTGATGAGGTACCTTCCCATTCACTTGTTTCACAGGAATCACGAATTCCAATTTCTTCTTCTAATTGTCTAAAAACATCATTCTGTCTATTGACAAAAGAAGGATTTGCACGTTTAAGAGTAGATGTATTAgcattacaataaaatacatATCCTTCATTGTCACCTTCTTCAAAATCATATTCACTATCAACATCATTTTCAGTGGTTATAtctaaaatttctttattatctTGTTTGTCATTATTTCTTGTTAGATTAGaattatgataattattaacAACTGAAATAGTATCAGTAATAGAGGTATACTCATCATTTCTTCTATGTCTTCTCATTGTTTCATGAGGACTTAAAAGTTTTCCATGTTTGAAAGAAGAGGTTCCTGGTGGTGTTGATGAAAACAGACGATGATCAAGAGAAATTCTACTTCCTAAATGAGGATTAGTTTCTAAATcagataatttatttttattgtgtATTGAAGGACTTTCAGGTATCTCATTCTCTGAATATGTATTTGTCCTAAACCTACGCTTCATTTCCATTTCatcattatttgattttactAAATTTGTCATAGAATAATCACCATTTTCTGAAACATTTTCATCTATAAATTCTTCCTCTATTAATTGCTGATTTTGTAAAGTAGATGATACATCTTGAAATGGTGTTCCATTTTCATCAATTGGTCCTGGTgtgaaacatttattattatgaaaagATGGTTTACTTTGTAATACTAATTGTCTTACCAAAGACAACAACTCTGTTTGATTAGCCTCAAAAGTTTCAATTCTTGATTCCATATCTCTTAAAGaattattcatattattttctttattaacaatatcattaaatttataaactaATTGTTCACTTCTTTCAGCAATTCTTAATATTCTTTCATCTGttgatacattttttttatactctTTTTGTCTATGTAACTCATCCATACATTCTTCTTCAAAATCATGTAATTTTTCTACTTGATcaagatttaaaaataattttaaactataatCAAATAGTCTATCTTCTTCATACTTTTCTTTAtcatattgtttttttaaaaactttttaaaaaacttatgATTAATCATATGTTTTCTAATGGTATGtttagtatatttaaataacatatataaatgataaaataaagtaaatggTGGTGGCAAAAAAGGTGTACTTTCATATTCCATAACTTGACGATATCGTTGGAAAAGCCAAATTTGTTGAGAAATTTTATCTGTTGcatcaaaaatattgttaaaaattgcTATTAGCATACtaataagtaaaatatttgatataagAAGAAATATTGTCATAAGAATTGGAGTTATCCAATATCCAGGAACACATTTTCCATTTGCATTGAAAACTTCATCTATAGATTTACTCTGATTAATATGTTCATCCCATGCATAATCCCCACACTCATCAATTTCTGGAGCATAAACTTCACcatataacataaaatatggtttataaaaaatatttcttacaAGAATCCAATTCCAATTTTCATTAGGAAAAGTGATGGCTTGTCGTGCTAAGCCAAATGAAAGAAGTGATACTACAAGCATTACCACTATATATGACATACTTTGAATCATTTTCCCTGCCATTGTAATGTATGGACCAAATTTTGGATGAACACTAAGAaaatctaataattttaaagtccAAAAAACTGATGATACTGATAAAACAACACGTCCGTAAGCACGATATTGTGGTAAGAAAGCACGAATTCCAAGACCGGTAAGATACCCAATTATAGCCATTGTTGTTAATAAATAccacatatttttaaaaaaatacccaaatttttctttatatctTTTTGGTCCTGACATTACAAATTTTCTTACATGTTCACATCCAAAtgaaaaaacatataaagTAAGAAAAGTATCAAGGAGATTCAAAGTAGGTGGAGTCTTAATCAAAAGAGTATAAGCATAgataattagaaaaaatataaaacttagACACCAAGTCCAAAATGTTGTTATTGGCGCAGAACAaaattcataaatttttctttgcGTTTTGATCTGTTTACTTCTAGCTATAGTCATAGCTTTAATTCCATCACTTTGTTTtgcatttataaaattcataAAATGTTCATTGGAACCAAtcctattttttaaataagaagAAGAAACTCCTTTAGCGTTTATGTATTTATCATTCAATGATTCAATATCTAATCTGTATTCATTATCTAATACTTCTTTATCTTTTGTtgaacttattttttttttaaaattatcattatgaGATAAAGACATTTTCTGACTTTGTTCAGCTGCTTGGTATTCTTTTGAATAAACTATATTTGATGTTGGGCCAGATGAACTAAATGTATTATGGCGTTTTTTTTTCCTACcatgaaaaaaatttgtcaAATTAATTGATTGAACACTTTCACTtgaatatctttttttaacacTATCATTGTCATATTTGTCATCTTCTTCAAAATCATCTGAAGATTCTGAATCACTTGACTCACTGCTTGATGAACCACTGGTTGATGAATCATAATCATTAATATCTTCTTCATGTTCCGCAGCTGTTTGTGgttgtaataataattcttcACGAGTTTTAAATTCAAGGAAAAATATTGTAGGAACACACAATATTCCTAGGATAACTTTAAGATTAGAATTACTTCTAATTCTTAAACCACCATGCCAAAGATCTGCAAGTAATATTTGACAACAGGGATGagataaaaattgtttattattaaccAAAACTGCTAAACTTAGGCAAGTTTCATTGCCAAAATAACTAAGTTCATATGttaataattgtaaagtTTGAGCGTCATCCATTCGATAGCATTGATCCAACAACTCTAATGATAGTTCTCTAAAATCTTCAGCATACTGTTTCAATTCTTCACAAACTTCTACCTCAAGGTAATCCTCCGCAGCCTCTTTTGATAGTGCCTTATTTATCCTGCAGGCAACCAAACTTTTTGCCATAGCTTCTTCACCATGTTCCCACATACATAAAGCCATTTCATGACGTTTAGTTAAAACTGCCCAAATTAAAAGATCCGAAAAAGGATATCTAAAttcaaattcatttttatcattacatGTGTTACTATTATCATCGTCATCACCATCATAATCATTATTAACTAATACAGGTGGTTCCATTTGACCAGTTGAGGTATTATCACGTCTTAAAACAGACCTCCAAATGATATGATTACCTAATGCTCTATTTCCTGCAGTGATTAAAGTTTCTGGAAGACTGTTATCTAATAAAGGAGATGCTGAATCAATAACAGGAGAACAAACACTTCCATGAGATGGAATATTATCTTCATAAGTTTTTCCTTGTGAAAAACCTGAGTTTCTAggaaatttataattagctttatttttcttataatttcTATAGACATCTTTAAATGCTTTTGAAGTATATGTACTTCTAAAACCATATCCCATTAACTTCTCAATTGCTAAACCTATATCAGGTAATTTATACCTATATCCACTACGAATTTTTACAACATCTCttacaatataatataatgtattTGGTGGTCCTTTATCTGTATTATACAAATCTTCTAATCTttcaattgttaaaaaattactcaTACTAACACCATTTTCAAGTAATAATCTAACAAAAGCAACTCTATCATGAATTAATGCTTCAAGCATTGCATTATTTAAAGCACCAGGAGGCCAATGTTGACccataataaatatatctgaTTTGGCAATGTCTACACGATTCCATGCCAAAGCTAGTGATAATTGTTCTGGAGCTGAAAGATTCTGACCTTTTAATAAAGCTGTTAAAATTGCATGATCAACATCTTGTTTATGTGATTCACCTAACCTGAAAACagttatcatttttttatcttttacaCATTCTAATAAAtcaagtaataaattttctgaTTCTGGTTTActgtaaaaaaatacattttgaATAAGATGTAAAAGTTGAGGTTGAACACCTTCAGGTAGTTGACCATTATCAAGAACAAATCTATGAGCAAAAGCAATTAAATCACTAGCTCTACCACTTCCATCACAAACAACTACTGGAACTCTAGGTATATTTGCTACATAATCTAATACTGTTCTAATTGTACATGTACCACCTTCCAATACAACACAAACAATTGGAACTCCTCTATTTCCTTCACCAACTTTTTGTTTCTGAGCAATGTAACTTTCTAAACGTcttcttaaaattatatcagCTCCATATCTTCCAACTGTTCCATTATCAActagtaaaaaatatgaatgaCGATTATTTAATACTTGAAGTTTTCCTTTTGTTGAAAAACTATGAGGATGATATGGTACTACACAATCTTGTCCAATAAGACTATCacgtttttttaataaacccCACTGTGCAACACCTATAGTAactatttttgattttcCTTTTCCAACTAATGATGCTCCACCATCTAATGCTGCAGCAACATGTCTAACAACACCAGCATTAATACCTGAAGTAATAATCCATGCACCTGCTGTTCGTGCAGCTTTAAGTAAACCTTTCCTAAATACTCTTGTTAATTTTGTTTGAATGTCAAAATTAGTCATTCCTCCATGaattgttataattaattttggtGGTGGTATTTTCCAAACATTTgcaaataatttaactataTCTGCAGGATCAGAATCAAAAGATAATCTTATATAATTTGCTTTTGTAGGATGAGGACCACCCTGAAATTCAATGGTACCATATGCATCAGTTGGACAGAGAACTGTATGCTTTCTTATACTCCATTTTTCAAGACCAttcttttttgattttacTATTTCATCAAAAGCATGAATATAATGgtcattttttaatcttcCACATCCACATTTTTCTTCATCTTTTACAGTTGAAATAAACTGAGAACattctctttttttaaaaattttctcaataaaattatcactCATAATATGATCTGAATCTTTAGAATTCCTACCAAAACTATGaacaatatttgaaataCTCCTATAACTTCCAGAATCTTTCTCCTCATTATCATCTTTTTTACTATGAATTGACGTTTCACAGTCATTGTATTCCtcttcatttattttttttgcttcAACAATCTTATCTACCAGTAaattttcatcttttttaGATTCATTTGTAACAGCTAACATTTCTTTCCAATCACTACAATGTACATATCTTGGTGGTGCATTAGCACCATTCATCATCCTTGTCCGTCTAATCTGATGTTCAGTAcctatattatcaaaaaacaatttttaaattaaataaaaatagtattacTATAAAACTTACGATGAGTACGTTTTCTATGGTGACGGCGTTCTCTATCAAAACGATTAGGTCTTATTCCAACTTCATTGTAATGACTTAACTTCCTAACTGCAGAAAATGCTTTACTAATATCAGAATCTGCCTGAGTATATGGAGTTGCAGAAGAagatgaaatattatttttctccATTCTTTTGAATTTTTAGTGAAATTTTCGAAAAcataaacaattaattaaaatatatttatatatttttcatataatttatacgttactaaaaaataattaaaaaatttattaattaaaaaattaaaaaatatttaaaacatacaCAAAACTATCCAActgaatttttattattaaaaaattctaacGATTCTGTGCcaaattttttagattttatcatcaaaattatatctttataaatctaataaaagtataaataatgttaaatatatattaatcaaataaaacCCTACCACGATATGTGgtattttactaaaataattttcacaTAATATCTAGtatataaattgttaaaatattacattataaaaaaaaaatgataaaaagtaTGATCATGCAGCTATCTATATGTAAGCATTTTGTTATACACAAATTACtcacaataatatttaaattaaacaaatattataaatgaatataaaaaaaaaaaattaaacgacaatatattatattaatttttatttaaacactTTAAAAATACTCTAGAAAATGCCCTTTATTTTccaagaataaaaatttaactttttactatttgaaaaaaaataaaaaataatttataacaacattttaataaatatttaaatttaatatattttaaaataattcgTTAAACATATTCCTTTAATTAGTcaaatttctataaatagataaaatattcatcttaatatattataactaTAAATCACTCATTCTTTCGAAACactaaagataatatttctccaatgaataaaaaaaaaaaaactaatttaaatcacttttattaataagaaatagcataagatatttaaaagtatatatctATTGGTAACTTTGACATTATAATCGTTGACTAAAATCTATGTATGGTAgtgtttttaattaaaaactttgAACAAAATTAGGTATATTAAAGTGTTTTTGTAATAGACAATATATGgtcaaatattaattatctggttaaaaaaattgctaGTTAATTGTACATCTAAATCAATAATGCCCTGAGCACAGTCGAAAAGTTTACAATACATATATTGGAACAAGACTCATTGTTCTAACAATACGTCTCTATAAATGTGCTTAAACGTTAAAAGAGGacacaaaaattattagtttattttatatatttctttctttcacaatcataataaataaagaaatgataggaaaacaaaaaaatttattttgattttgtaatattagtTTAAGCataatgtttaaattaaatatttctaacgATATCCAATGACTTTAActtacaatattataaaaaaaattagtggATTAAACTTATAACATTACAactgttaaaattttataaaattcaactataaaataaatattttccattatttaaaaaaataaataaaattatttatttaaaaaactacTAACAAAGTAAGTATTACTTTGTTGAATATGGTAAATGAAAAGtgtaataatgttatttgCTATGTTAACaatctatttttaacaatCCACCCATTGTTATtagtataattaataatatttactatACTTTATACTATTTTGCAACATCTATTTAAAAGTGCTCTTAATTAACCTTaataattagttttttttttacttataattatattaaaaaatgtaatttgttatgttaaaaaataaaagttatgaTGTCATAATAATCATATCTAACATTAAAtcttaatatataaacaatccaaaataaaatttaaacttgctcaatcattttattttttgtatgtaataaaaaattcattgatttatatttaataagaaaaatgtaCAAACATGCAAcaagtaaaatttttctaaaaaaaataaaaacgaaaataattttaatatataaaattcttttatatattattatcaaatatttaaataaaaatgttaataaaatttattaaaaaacgAGCTACTattcaaaatataacaattctTTACATAAATTATCATGTCCTATggatataatatttgttttttatcaTCTTTAGATATATGTGATATTTTACCCTTCATAGATATAgtatattctttatttataactaCATCAAATTCAACAATTTTTCCTTCATACTCAACATTTGGACCACTAATTTCTTCTCCagtaattttaatacaatcATCTTTAACAGATATTCcattaaaaagtaatgaacattttaaaatttcattattaagCTTCCACTCATTTTCCAAAGAAACATATATAGGAAAAACTTCTTTTGTTAACTCGCGttttagttttatatattcaaatGGAATTCTTACACGTTTAGCTAATTCATCTTTCATAGATTCTTTCTTTTTGGCAAAATAATCTAAATCAAATGGAGAAGCGTAAGCTGCTTTTCCTGATAAAAGTAAATCCGTCCTTGCCAATTTTCTATTAACAGATACAATATCAAATTGATGGCCAATTCCCTCTACATCACAAAGTAGGATAACTTTAAGATCTCCAGCAGCGGTATTTGATGTATTTTCAACAACGTCAAATCGTTGTAACTCTGGAAGTTCATTTGGATTTCGTTGATGTTTACCTGGTGGTGTTGCTTCTGGAACAACAAGTCTTTTTAAAATCCATGTATTCTAACatgaagtaaaaaaaatatttcaaattaaaacttactctttgaaaatttaaatgtggACTAAATGACTTAATTGTCCTCGAAGCAAAATTCATTATATAAAggatttactttttaatatacaataattCTAAATTTTGGTAAACTACTTTccatttaacaaatatttcgTGGCAAGATACTACTctattttatcttaaatgttctttaaattaacaatatcaaaagtttgtataatttattgtttatgaAGAAGTTACAATTATACGACAAAATAACAATCacacaaatatttttattaaaataatttactttttatataatattgttaatagaataattcaattttatgactttattttgttttatcttTGTTGCTAAtaataagtttttaatataatattttgggaaaaaaataagaaaatactttaacaaatcaaataatatttatttatattactattttataaaatatgaatacaggtaaataataacatactttttttttatcaactaTAATGTATATAGTTTTAATCGTCAATTAGCGAAACACTTTCATTGAAATTAAATGTATGAATAACAttgttttcaaaaaaaaaaaaaaaaagcaaagtttaaaaatacttttcaaaagataaataaaatggtcatgtaaattataatgatttATAAAGGGCTAACTTTTAGGgagtgataaaaattttttcaaaatcgtttttttttaaattttttattagtgttaatattatttaataaaaagttatatttatttaaaatcatgaattatagaaatttttaatatcttcaatttctattattatattaattccAACATCtacctttttttataatatgttattatattgtaacaattttttattaaactatttcttttattttataattttacacaaaaggaaaaacatttttttaatagtactTACTATATTCACAtacctaaaaaaaattttaaacacaACTTATAACTATAAacataattttgtaaatttaatcAATTAAAACAATGTATCCAACAATCATTTTAACTTTCTCAAAACATTTCatcttaaataaaaagttgtaataaacaaatttatttaatatttaaaaataatagaagtttatatctttaaaattaaacaatatttattataaaaagatcaATGATCTCCTTCTtcttgtttaaatttttgatatgcCTCTTCATTCATTAAACCCTTTAATTCATCAGGATTTGatagaattattttaaatagcCATCCTTTTTCATAAGGACTTTTGTTAATAATGTTTGGTTCATCAGTTGTAGTTTCGTTAATCTCATGAATTTTTCCACTTACAGGAGTATATACATCAGAAGCAGCTTTGACAGATTCAATTGTCCCAACAGAATCACCTTTTTCTACCTGTCCACCAACTTCTGGAAGTTCAACATAAACAATATCACCTAATGATTCCTGAGCATAATCACTAATACCAACAGTACCAATTTCATTCTTAATCATAACCCATTCAtgtttttttgtataaaatctACCTggaaaaatgtttaaaataatatattatatataaaataccTGTACTACAATATCTAAcagtttgaaaaaaattattaactaaATCAATTCTAACAATTTTTGATGATACTGGTAATAACATAAATGCACGAGTTccaaacattatttatttctaaaataagtataggtaaaatgaaaaacaacaatgttataatatatattcttattgcacaaaaataatttatctaatCATATCAATACATAAAcctaacttttttataattaataatgtatCAACCCATATTACTTAAAATGTACTTCCAtcatttaaagttaaaatgtaaaaggaaaaaaaaaattgatactaatgttaatgttaattatttcattatcaGTAATAGGTATGGTGTTAGATAagtatgtttaaaattataatactttggaaagtaatataaaaattatgaatgtAATACGTATTACACATCTGTCCttcaaattttatgaaaCCCTTGAAATACTATTcgaataaaattaatttctttaacGAGTTATAACGAAAAAATCaattctttaataattatttgtatttttaaatattcttaaaattacaaaaaaaatgacataaAAAAAgcaacatttttaaaataacgaaaaattttattttcgtGCTAagaatgttaaattttttactattataatatatatataaattaagcataattataatatacacatatataataacttaactttttaaaaataatttagaacgtttattataaaaaataacaatattaattaCAGTTAAGTATTAATATATCACATTCcgataaatgaaaataaacaattaattatgTTAATAAAGTTGAAAATGAAGTTAATTTATCATGTTGTCAAGTAGCCTTCTagtttatttctttaaattcgttacaatacaattatataattgtaattaAT
This Strongyloides ratti genome assembly S_ratti_ED321, chromosome : 2 DNA region includes the following protein-coding sequences:
- a CDS encoding Ribosomal protein L9/RNase H1, N-terminal domain and Ribosomal protein L9, N-terminal domain-containing protein, translated to MNFASRTIKSFSPHLNFQRNTWILKRLVVPEATPPGKHQRNPNELPELQRFDVVENTSNTAAGDLKVILLCDVEGIGHQFDIVSVNRKLARTDLLLSGKAAYASPFDLDYFAKKKESMKDELAKRVRIPFEYIKLKRELTKEVFPIYVSLENEWKLNNEILKCSLLFNGISVKDDCIKITGEEISGPNVEYEGKIVEFDVVINKEYTISMKGKISHISKDDKKQILYP
- a CDS encoding Transient receptor potential cation channel subfamily M member 1, which codes for MEKNNISSSSATPYTQADSDISKAFSAVRKLSHYNEVGIRPNRFDRERRHHRKRTHRTEHQIRRTRMMNGANAPPRYVHCSDWKEMLAVTNESKKDENLLVDKIVEAKKINEEEYNDCETSIHSKKDDNEEKDSGSYRSISNIVHSFGRNSKDSDHIMSDNFIEKIFKKRECSQFISTVKDEEKCGCGRLKNDHYIHAFDEIVKSKKNGLEKWSIRKHTVLCPTDAYGTIEFQGGPHPTKANYIRLSFDSDPADIVKLFANVWKIPPPKLIITIHGGMTNFDIQTKLTRVFRKGLLKAARTAGAWIITSGINAGVVRHVAAALDGGASLVGKGKSKIVTIGVAQWGLLKKRDSLIGQDCVVPYHPHSFSTKGKLQVLNNRHSYFLLVDNGTVGRYGADIILRRRLESYIAQKQKVGEGNRGVPIVCVVLEGGTCTIRTVLDYVANIPRVPVVVCDGSGRASDLIAFAHRFVLDNGQLPEGVQPQLLHLIQNVFFYSKPESENLLLDLLECVKDKKMITVFRLGESHKQDVDHAILTALLKGQNLSAPEQLSLALAWNRVDIAKSDIFIMGQHWPPGALNNAMLEALIHDRVAFVRLLLENGVSMSNFLTIERLEDLYNTDKGPPNTLYYIVRDVVKIRSGYRYKLPDIGLAIEKLMGYGFRSTYTSKAFKDVYRNYKKNKANYKFPRNSGFSQGKTYEDNIPSHGSVCSPVIDSASPLLDNSLPETLITAGNRALGNHIIWRSVLRRDNTSTGQMEPPVLVNNDYDGDDDDNSNTCNDKNEFEFRYPFSDLLIWAVLTKRHEMALCMWEHGEEAMAKSLVACRINKALSKEAAEDYLEVEVCEELKQYAEDFRELSLELLDQCYRMDDAQTLQLLTYELSYFGNETCLSLAVLVNNKQFLSHPCCQILLADLWHGGLRIRSNSNLKVILGILCVPTIFFLEFKTREELLLQPQTAAEHEEDINDYDSSTSGSSSSESSDSESSDDFEEDDKYDNDSVKKRYSSESVQSINLTNFFHGRKKKRHNTFSSSGPTSNIVYSKEYQAAEQSQKMSLSHNDNFKKKISSTKDKEVLDNEYRLDIESLNDKYINAKGVSSSYLKNRIGSNEHFMNFINAKQSDGIKAMTIARSKQIKTQRKIYEFCSAPITTFWTWCLSFIFFLIIYAYTLLIKTPPTLNLLDTFLTLYVFSFGCEHVRKFVMSGPKRYKEKFGYFFKNMWYLLTTMAIIGYLTGLGIRAFLPQYRAYGRVVLSVSSVFWTLKLLDFLSVHPKFGPYITMAGKMIQSMSYIVVMLVVSLLSFGLARQAITFPNENWNWILVRNIFYKPYFMLYGEVYAPEIDECGDYAWDEHINQSKSIDEVFNANGKCVPGYWITPILMTIFLLISNILLISMLIAIFNNIFDATDKISQQIWLFQRYRQVMEYESTPFLPPPFTLFYHLYMLFKYTKHTIRKHMINHKFFKKFLKKQYDKEKYEEDRLFDYSLKLFLNLDQVEKLHDFEEECMDELHRQKEYKKNVSTDERILRIAERSEQLVYKFNDIVNKENNMNNSLRDMESRIETFEANQTELLSLVRQLVLQSKPSFHNNKCFTPGPIDENGTPFQDVSSTLQNQQLIEEEFIDENVSENGDYSMTNLVKSNNDEMEMKRRFRTNTYSENEIPESPSIHNKNKLSDLETNPHLGSRISLDHRLFSSTPPGTSSFKHGKLLSPHETMRRHRRNDEYTSITDTISVVNNYHNSNLTRNNDKQDNKEILDITTENDVDSEYDFEEGDNEGYVFYCNANTSTLKRANPSFVNRQNDVFRQLEEEIGIRDSCETSEWEGTSSRASKRNSNGCDDLDNGIRFTVKNSDKMENNTP
- a CDS encoding Glycine cleavage system H protein, mitochondrial, which translates into the protein MFGTRAFMLLPVSSKIVRIDLVNNFFQTVRYCSTGRFYTKKHEWVMIKNEIGTVGISDYAQESLGDIVYVELPEVGGQVEKGDSVGTIESVKAASDVYTPVSGKIHEINETTTDEPNIINKSPYEKGWLFKIILSNPDELKGLMNEEAYQKFKQEEGDH